From a region of the Cucumis sativus cultivar 9930 chromosome 6, Cucumber_9930_V3, whole genome shotgun sequence genome:
- the LOC101213995 gene encoding UDP-glycosyltransferase 75C1: MRNHHFLIVCFPVHGHINPSLELARRLTDLGHHVTFATTVLGSHKITTITNKKPTTLLSFTTLSDGSDEQTTPNKSTGNITQFFDSLKLHGSRSLTNLFISNQQSHNPFTFVIYSLLFHWVADIATSFHFPSALLFVQPATLLVLYYYYFYGYGDTIPNQKLQGLPLLSTNDMPSLLSPSSPHAHLLPFLKQQIEVLLDQKSKPKVVLVNTFDALEVQALELAIDGLKMLGIGPLIPNFDSSPSFDGNDIDHDDCIEWLNSKPNSSVVYISFGSIYVLSNTQKEEILHALLESGFTFLWVMIGVDQKEAGKDECCNLLLEGQGKIVSWCRQIEVLKHPSLGCFVSHCGWNSTLESLNYGLPMVAFPQQVDQPTNAKLVEDVWKVGVRVKANLEGIVGKEEIRKCLELIMGRSRDDEQRTEIIMENAKKWKKLASQAIGEDGVFQKYLYTYVVYR, encoded by the exons ATGAGAAACCACCATTTCCTCATTGTATGTTTCCCTGTTCATGGCCACATAAACCCTTCCCTTGAATTAGCTCGTCGTCTCACAGACTTAGGTCATCATGTCACCTTTGCCACCACCGTTCTTGGAAGCCACAAAATCACTACCATCACCAACAAAAAACCCACCACCTTGTTATCTTTCACTACTCTCTCTGATGGCTCTGATGAACAAACAACCCCCAACAAATCCACTGGCAACATCACCCAATTCTTCGACAGTCTTAAGCTTCATGGCTCTCGATCTCTCACAAATCTATTCATTTCAAACCAACAGTCTCATAACCCTttcacttttgtaatttactCCCTTTTGTTCCATTGGGTTGCTGATATAGCCACTTCTTTTCACTTCCCATCGGctcttctttttgttcaaCCAGCTACccttttagttttgtattaCTATTACTTTTATGGCTATGGTGATACAATTCCTAACCAAAAATTACAAGGTTTGCCTTTGCTTTCTACTAATGACATGCCATCTCTACTTTCCCCTTCAAGCCCTCATgctcatcttcttccttttctcaaACAACAAATTGAAGTACTCCTTGACCAAAAAAGTAAACCAAAAGTAGTACTAGTCAACACTTTTGATGCCCTTGAGGTCCAAGCCTTGGAATTAGCAATTGATGGGTTAAAGATGTTGGGAATTGGACCCTTGATTCCTAATTTTGATTCGTCGCCATCATTCGATGGTAATGATATTGATCATGATGATTGTATTGAGTGGTTGAACTCTAAACCAAATTCTTCCGTGGTTTACATTTCTTTTGGATCTATTTATGTATTGAGTAATACACAAAAGGAGGAAATTTTGCATGCTTTGTTGGAAAGTGGGTTTACATTTTTATGGGTAATGATCGGTGTAGATCAAAAGGAAGCTGGGAAAGATGAATGCTGTAATTTATTACTAGAAGGGCAAGGGAAGATTGTGAGTTGGTGTAGACAAATTGAAGTACTGAAACATCCTTCATTAGGTTGTTTTGTGAGTCATTGTGGTTGGAATTCAACGTTAGAAAGCTTGAATTATGGGTTGCCAATGGTGGCTTTTCCTCAACAAGTAGATCAACCTACTAATGCTAAGCTTGTGGAAGATGTGTGGAAGGTGGGAGTGAGAGTGAAGGCTAATTTAGAAGGAATTGTAGGGAAGGAAGAAATCAGGAAGTGTTTGGAGTTGATCATGGGAAGATCAAGAGATGATGAACAAAGGACAGAGATAATTATGGAAAATGCCAAAAAGTGGAAAAAACTAGCCTCACAAGCTATTGGTGAAGATG gagtttttcaaaagtatcTATACACATATGTCGTATATCGTtga
- the LOC101213749 gene encoding UDP-glycosyltransferase 75C1 — protein sequence MIYKKEPEKNNIFNPIFSYKWFSKRVIMRNHHFLIVCFPSQGYINPSLQLANKLTSLNIEVTFATTVTASRRMKITQQISSPSTLSFATFSDGFDDENHKTSDFNHFFSELKRCGSQSLTDLITSFRDRHRRPFTFVIYSLLLNWAADVATSFNIPSALFSAQPATVLALYYYYFHGFEDEITNKLQNDGPSSLSIELPGLPLLFKSHEMPSFFSPSGQHAFIIPWMREQMEFLGQQKQPIKVLVNTFHALENEALRAIHELEMIAIGPLISQFRGDLFQVSNEDYYMEWLNSKSNCSVVYLSFGSICVLSKEQEEEILYGLFESGYPFLWVMRSKSDEDEEKWKELVEGKGKIVSWCRQIEVLKHPSLGCFMSHCGWNSTLESLSFGLPMVAFPQQVDQPTNAKLVEDVWKMGVRVKGNLEGIVEREEIRRCLDLVMNRKYINGEREETEKNVEKWKKLAWEAMDEGGSSILNLANFVDEIDVGDELADS from the coding sequence ATGATCTATAAAAAAGAGccagaaaaaaacaacatatttAATCCCATCTTCTCATATAAGTGGTTTTCGAAAAGAGTCATCATGAGAAACCACCATTTTCTTATTGTATGTTTCCCCTCTCAAGGATACATAAACCCTTCCCTTCAACTCGCCAACAAACTCACATCCCTAAACATTGAAGTCACCTTCGCCACCACCGTCACCGCCAGTCGTCGTATGAAAATAACCCAACAAATCTCTTCACCATCTACCCTATCTTTCGCCACCTTCTCCGACGGTTTTGACGACGAAAATCACAAAACCTCCGACTTCAACCACTTCTTTTCCGAGCTCAAACGATGCGGTTCTCAATCGCTTACCGATCTTATCACTTCATTCCGTGACCGCCATCGTCGCCCCTTCACTTTTGTGATCTACAGCCTCCTTCTAAATTGGGCAGCTGATGTCGCCACTTCTTTTAATATCCCTTCAGCTCTATTCTCAGCTCAACCAGCCACAGTTTTGGcgttgtattattattattttcatggCTTTGAGGATGAAATTACCAACAAACTCCAAAATGATGGCCCTTCGTCTTTGTCCATAGAATTGCCAGGTTTGCcattattgtttaaaagtCATGAAAtgccttcttttttctctccttctgGCCAACATGCATTCATTATTCCTTGGATGAGAGAACAAATGGAGTTTCTTGGtcaacaaaaacaaccaaTAAAAGTATTAGTCAACACGTTTCATGCTCTAGAAAATGAAGCCTTGAGAGCCATTCATGAGTTGGAAATGATAGCGATTGGACCTTTGATTAGTCAATTTCGTGGTGATTTATTTCAAGTATCAAATGAAGATTATTACATGGAATGGTTGAATTCGAAGTCAAATTGTTCGGTtgtttatttatcttttgggTCAATATGTGTTTTGTCTAAAGAACAAGAAGAGGAGATTTTGTATGGTTTATTCGAAAGTGGGTATCCATTTCTGTGGGTAATGAGATCAAAAAGcgatgaagatgaagagaaatGGAAGGAATTAGTggaagggaaagggaaaattGTGAGTTGGTGCAGACAAATTGAAGTATTGAAACATCCTTCATTGGGTTGCTTTATGAGTCATTGTGGTTGGAATTCAACATTAGAAAGCTTGAGTTTTGGGTTGCCAATGGTGGCTTTTCCTCAACAAGTAGATCAACCTACTAATGCAAAGCTTGTTGAAGATGTGTGGAAGATGGGAGTGAGAGTGAAGGGTAATTTAGAAGGAATTGTGGAGAGGGAAGAAATTAGGAGATGTTTGGATTTGGTAATGAATAGGAAATATATCAatggagaaagagaagagactGAGAAGAATGTTGAGAAGTGGAAAAAACTGGCTTGGGAGGCTATGGATGAAGGTGGATCCTCAATTTTGAATCTTGCCAACTTTGTCGATGAGATTGACGTGGGTGATGAGTTGGCAGATTCTtga
- the LOC101203309 gene encoding UDP-glycosyltransferase 75C1, producing MNNTTPNPNPRHVLLVTHCAQGHINPTLQLAKRLTRHGDLHVTFLISLSAYRRMGHTPTLPHITFASFSDGYDDGFKPSDDIKLYISELERRGSDALKNIIQESRNKGQPFTCIVYSILIPWVATVARSLDVASVHLWIQPAVVFALYYYYNNGYYDEIQRIASGDDPSSTSIKLPGLPLLSARDLPSFFGASDGYSFALPMFRKQFELLEEESNPKILINTFEELEKDAVKAIKKFHLMPIGPLIPSVLVDGNDPSEASSGCDLFRSTSSYMEWLNSKPKASVVYVSMGSISTVSKQQKEEIARGLSLTKRPFLWVIRNIEEEEDFLSFKEKLETQGKIVSWCAQLEVLSSPATGCFLTHCGWNSCLESLACGVPNVAFPQWSDQATNSKIIEDLSETGVRLEVEEEGVVKGEEIERCLELVMGDSKKGEEIRRNALKWKKLAKEAASEGGSSFANLKAFVDHVCS from the exons ATGAATAACACAACACCCAATCCCAATCCCCGTCATGTCCTTTTAGTTACACATTGTGCTCAAGGCCACATCAATCCCACCCTCCAACTCGCCAAGCGCCTCACCCGCCATGGGGATCTCCATGTCACCTTCCTCATCTCTCTATCCGCCTACCGCCGTATGGGTCATACCCCAACTCTCCCACATATCACTTTTGCCTCCTTCTCCGATGGCTACGATGATGGTTTCAAACCCAGTGACGACATTAAGCTTTATATATCCGAGCTTGAGCGTCGTGGATCTGATGCTTTGAAGAATATAATCCAGGAGAGTAGAAACAAAGGTCAACCCTTCACTTGTATCGTGTATTCCATACTCATCCCTTGGGTGGCTACGGTGGCACGTTCCCTCGATGTTGCGTCGGTTCATCTTTGGATTCAACCGGCTGTCGTTTTCGCATTGTATTACTATTACAACAACGGATATTACGACGAAATTCAAAGGATTGCCTCTGGGGATGATCCTAGTTCAACGAGTATTAAATTACCTGGGCTTCCATTGTTGAGTGCTCGTGATCTTCCATCATTTTTTGGTGCTTCAGATGGTTATTCTTTTGCACTCCCAATGTTTAGGAAGCAATTTGAATTACTAGAGGAAGAGAGTAATCCAAAGATTTTAATCAACACATTTGAAGAGCTGGAGAAAGATGCCGTGAAAGCAATTAAGAAATTTCATTTGATGCCTATCGGACCATTGATTCCATCTGTTCTTGTTGATGGAAATGACCCATCAGAAGCTTCTTCTGGATGTGACCTATTTCGATCTACGAGCAG TTATATGGAGTGGTTGAACTCGAAACCTAAAGCATCAGTTGTCTACGTATCAATGGGAAGCATTTCAACAGTATCAAAGCAACAAAAAGAGGAGATAGCGAGAGGATTATCATTAACAAAACGACCATTTTTATGGGTTATCCGAaacattgaagaagaagaagattttttaagctttaaagaaaaactagaaACTCAAGGTAAAATAGTTTCATGGTGTGCTCAACTTGAGGTTCTCTCAAGTCCAGCCACAGGCTGCTTTCTCACACATTGTGGTTGGAATTCTTGTTTGGAGAGTCTAGCTTGCGGTGTCCCAAACGTGGCATTTCCACAATGGTCCGATCAAGCGACCAACAGTAAGATCATTGAGGACTTGTCAGAGACCGGGGTGAGGTTAGAGGTGGAGGAAGAGGGCGTGGTTAAGGGAGAGGAGATAGAAAGGTGCTTGGAGTTGGTAATGGGAGATTcaaagaaaggagaagaaataaGGAGGAATGCtttgaaatggaagaaattggCTAAGGAAGCTGCTAGTGAGGGTGGTTCATCGTTTGCCAATTTGAAGGCTTTTGTGGATCACGTATGTTCTTAG